Genomic DNA from uncultured Methanospirillum sp.:
AGAACTTCCCAAACAGTTTCAGGGCAACCAATCTTCAGGATGTTCTGACCAGTGCCGGAGTTGAACACCTGGTTGTCGGGGGGATGATGACCCACATGTGCGTCGATGCCACCGTCCGTGCTGCGGCTGATCTTGGTTACCAATGCACTCTGGCATCAGATGCATGTGCAACCCGTGATCTAATCTGGGAAGGAAAAACTATTGTGGCAGATCATGTGCATGGATCCTTTCTCGCAGCACTGTCCGGGTTGTATGCACAAGTGATCCCGGCATCTGACGTAACCAGACAGATCAGTGAATAACTGTTGATCTCCTAATTGGAGATCGCTTTTCATATTACCGAATACGCTCCGGGATGATCCTCATGCCCGGGCAGTATCATGTCAATAGAGGAGTAGAGGGTTCTGACAAAATCAGGATCAAAAGCGGGCAGCCCATAACTGGATGAGAGTGTCATCTCATCCCCGAATGTTGAGATTGCAAAGCTGAATCCGGGAGGCAGGTTATGTGTCGGAAGCAGGAATGCATGTGATACCGGAACTCCCGAATCCAACTGTTCCGGGTATATTATCCCGGTATTCGTAAAGAGCGGCGATCTCTTTCCCTCAGCCAGTACCCCGTTCCACTGTCTCTCCATCTCACAGCGTGCTGCAGTACATCCGGCATCATACAGGCATTCAGCCTCAATGGCCGCATCAATCCCGGGAGTTCCCTTTTTTATCTGATTCATCACCTGGTGAGTCCTGATTGCAGTATCCCTGAGTGTATCATCAGGATCTACCTCGATGGCAACCTCGAATGCAGTGGCGAAGTTAAAGACCGATCTCTGTGGCACTTCAGTCAGGTACCTGCGAAGGTCGATCGTGTTGAGCAGATGGATATCATTTATCTTACCGCTTGTTGCCCGGGAACATGCCGTCGCCACCACGGCAAGCATCAGATCGTTAAGGGTGACTCCCCATTCCTTTCGCGTTGCATGGATACGGCCGACCCGCTCCTTGTTCAGTGACAGGAGTGAGAAGACCTGCCGCTCACAGATGAGTGATCTGGATGGAACTGAAAATTTATCTGACCAGCGAATCTGTACATCTGCCTTATTCAGCAGGTCGGGTGCAAGCGATGAGAGCCTTGGCAGAACTCTGGTGCTCATGTTGGTTGGTTCAATCTGCACCGATGCTCCACTCCAGTCTGCCCTGTATTGTGAAAGGAGCAGCCCGGCAAAGTCCTTCATCCCTTTCCCGTCCATGGAAGCATGGTGGGCATTGATGACAAGTACGTCT
This window encodes:
- a CDS encoding cysteine hydrolase family protein is translated as MKSALLLIDIQNDYFPGGKMELVRVEQAGHQAKGLLDAARKKGIPVIHVQHLSARPDAPFFIPDTPGVLIHDLVKPISGEVVVQKNFPNSFRATNLQDVLTSAGVEHLVVGGMMTHMCVDATVRAAADLGYQCTLASDACATRDLIWEGKTIVADHVHGSFLAALSGLYAQVIPASDVTRQISE